The following DNA comes from Tunturibacter psychrotolerans.
GTTACCTAGGCCCAGGCTCTCGATTGACACGAGTCTTTGTACTGCCGCACATGCAGCCGCAAAGATAGCCGAGGTCCTCGAACTCGATCTTTCACTGACCTGACTCCGTCGACGGGACAGAAACCCCCATGAAGGGAGAGGCTCTTATCTTTTAGTGTGTGGTGGAAACGGAGGTTAGCTTGTAACTGATGTGAAACTTCAGGTCGCCGGTTCACCAGTCACGGCTATGATGAGGGATTCGGCCGCAGTCCCCTTCGGTGAGGTAGCAGCGAAGGATTCCAAAAACCACAGTAGCTCCGGCACCGATAATCATGAATAGAACGCCTGTCGTAATTCTTCCCGTGAAATAAGGAAAGAGGAACACAATAACTCCCGCATACATCAGAATCGTTAATACGGTTCTCGTCATGCGCTTCGTCATTTCTTTACCCCCTACTTATCCGGCAGCCGAACTCTTTGGCAGAACCATCATGCCCGTCTTACTGTTCGTCTCCGACTCAGACGCGAATCCGCTTTTGAGCGGGTCCGCACCAGCGGTATTGCACATCCTACTCGACGAAATCGACCTTTGCCAGAGTTTTTAGCGTTGGAAGCACCGTACTGCAACTAATGTCGTTGATTTAGGAGGGGTATTCGCGCCACGAGTGTTTAGCCAGTCACAATTCCCATCGCTAGAACTGCGCAAAAGACTGCACTCACATCCTCGATAAGTGCCACGGGCCAATCTTTGCCGCCGCGTCTGGCCACGATCTCTCGCCGAATCAGAAAGCTAGCAAAGGTGCCGACTAGAGCGCCAGCCACACACAAGATGACCCCTTCCATTCCAGATCCGTTCAGTCCCGCAGCAGTGATCGCGCCGATCAAGCCGGCAACTACCAGCCTTGCAACTAACGGAAACGGGGCTGTCCTATTGGGTGTTTTCGGAAGCTTGTCAGCGATGTATTCCCCTATCGCAAGCATCGAAAAGATGATCGCTGTTATGAGTTTTCCGCTCCAGGCTGCCCAATTGTCGTCTACCGAAAGATGGCCTGCATAAGCGAACCAGCAAAGCACCGCCATCGCGGTCATCGTCCGCATCCCTGTCACGAGGCCCAAGAGGGGGATGGCGAACAACCAGGTCATCATTTGCATCGCCATAAAATCCCCCTTCATTCGAATGCTCGAAAGTTAGCGGAATGGCCAGGATGTTTCAGGCACGCCCTCTACTCATCGACTCAGTGTTAGCCTTTCAATCGAAAACTATACTCGCAGATCGCTTTTTGACGAGGGCTTATGAATCATTATTTGCAATGCTGTATATCGCCCTATTTGTCTCGCAGCCAACCGTACAGGGGGAAATTCTCCGCCATTTCCAATACTTGACCGCGGATTTGTCGAAGCTTCGTGACGTCGGTCCGATGTTCGAGAGCTTGAGCAATCCAGCCTGCGATGATGCGCATCTCCGGCTCTTTCATGCCTCTGGTGGTCAACGCTGGTGTTCCGATCCTGATACCGCTGGGTTTCATGGGCGGGTTGGTGTCGTAGGGGATTGCGTTCTTGTTGACGGTGATTCCGGCCTCTCCCAGCGCGTGTTCCGCTTCAGAGCCCAGCATCCCCTTCTGGAAGACATCGATCAGCAGGACATGTGTGTCGGTGCCGCCGGAGATGATGCGATATCCTTCCACAGCGATTGCTTCTGCGAGGACTTTGGCATTGATTACGACCTGTTTGGCGTAGGTCGCAAACTCCGGTGCGAGCGCCTCTTTGAAGGCTACGGCTTTTGCGGCGACGATGTGGATGAGGGGGCCGCCCTGCTGGCCTGGGAAGACGCTTCGGTCAATGCCTGCGGCAAGATCCTGATTGCATAGAATCATGCCGGAGCGCGGTCCGCGTAGGGTTTTGTGGGTGGTGGTGGTGACTACGTGGGCGTGGGGGACGGGGGATGGGTGAGCGCCGCCTGCAACGAGGCCGGCGAAGTGGGCCATATCGACCATGAGGTAGGCTCCTACTTTGTCGGCGATGGCTCGCATGCGGGGAAAGTCGAACTGGCGCGGGTAGGCGCTGCCACCACTTACGATTACCTTGGGTTTTTCGCGGATCGCCGTGGCTTCTAATTCGTCGTAGTCGACGGTTTCGGTGTCTTTGCGGACCTGGTAGCCGACGATTCTGTAGAGTTTGCCTGAGAAATTGAGTTTGTGGCCGTGGGTGAGGTGGCCGCCGTGGGCCAGATCGAGACCTAGAATGCAGTCGCCTGGGTTGAGG
Coding sequences within:
- a CDS encoding DUF4126 family protein — protein: MAMQMMTWLFAIPLLGLVTGMRTMTAMAVLCWFAYAGHLSVDDNWAAWSGKLITAIIFSMLAIGEYIADKLPKTPNRTAPFPLVARLVVAGLIGAITAAGLNGSGMEGVILCVAGALVGTFASFLIRREIVARRGGKDWPVALIEDVSAVFCAVLAMGIVTG
- the glyA gene encoding serine hydroxymethyltransferase translates to MPIDLNAPLATADPEIAAQIQNEIKRQHEGLEMIASENFVSRAVLEAAGTVFTNKYAEGYPGKRYYGGCEYADIVEDIARARAKQLFNADHANVQPHSGSQANAAAYMTLLNPGDCILGLDLAHGGHLTHGHKLNFSGKLYRIVGYQVRKDTETVDYDELEATAIREKPKVIVSGGSAYPRQFDFPRMRAIADKVGAYLMVDMAHFAGLVAGGAHPSPVPHAHVVTTTTHKTLRGPRSGMILCNQDLAAGIDRSVFPGQQGGPLIHIVAAKAVAFKEALAPEFATYAKQVVINAKVLAEAIAVEGYRIISGGTDTHVLLIDVFQKGMLGSEAEHALGEAGITVNKNAIPYDTNPPMKPSGIRIGTPALTTRGMKEPEMRIIAGWIAQALEHRTDVTKLRQIRGQVLEMAENFPLYGWLRDK